The following are encoded in a window of Citrobacter freundii genomic DNA:
- the glnA gene encoding glutamate--ammonia ligase: MSAEHVLTMLNEHEVKFVDLRFTDTKGKEQHVTIPAHQVNAEFFEEGKMFDGSSIGGWKGINESDMVLMPDASTALIDPFFEESTLIIRCDILEPGTLQGYDRDPRSIAKRAEEYLRATGIADTVLFGPEPEFFLFDDIRFGSSISGSHVAIDDIEGAWNSSTKYEGGNKGHRPGVKGGYFPVPPVDSSQDIRSTMCLVMEEMGLVVEAHHHEVATAGQNEIATRFNTMTKKADEIQIYKYVVHNVAHRFGKTATFMPKPMFGDNGSGMHCHMSLSKNGVNLFSGDKYAGLSEQALFYIGGVIKHAKAINALANPTTNSYKRLVPGYEAPVMLAYSARNRSASIRIPVVASPKARRIEVRFPDPAANPYLCFAALLMAGLDGIKNKIHPGEAMDKNLYDLPPEEAKEIPQVAGSLEEALNELDLDREFLTAGGVFTNEAIDAYITLRREEDDRVRMTPHPVEFELYYSV, translated from the coding sequence ACGTCACGATTCCTGCTCATCAGGTAAATGCCGAATTCTTTGAAGAAGGCAAAATGTTTGACGGCTCCTCAATCGGTGGCTGGAAAGGCATTAACGAATCAGACATGGTTCTGATGCCAGATGCTTCTACTGCACTCATTGACCCGTTCTTTGAAGAGTCTACTCTGATCATCCGTTGCGATATCCTGGAACCAGGCACACTGCAGGGTTACGACCGCGACCCGCGCTCCATCGCAAAACGCGCTGAAGAATATCTGCGTGCTACCGGCATCGCAGACACCGTGCTGTTCGGGCCAGAGCCAGAATTCTTCCTGTTCGACGACATCCGTTTCGGCAGCTCTATTTCCGGTTCCCACGTCGCTATCGATGATATCGAAGGCGCATGGAACTCCTCCACCAAATATGAAGGTGGTAACAAAGGTCATCGCCCTGGCGTGAAAGGCGGTTACTTCCCGGTTCCTCCGGTCGATTCTTCCCAGGACATCCGTTCTACCATGTGTCTGGTCATGGAAGAGATGGGCCTTGTCGTTGAAGCGCATCACCACGAAGTGGCGACTGCGGGCCAGAACGAAATCGCTACCCGCTTTAACACTATGACCAAAAAAGCGGACGAAATTCAGATCTACAAATACGTCGTTCACAACGTCGCGCACCGCTTCGGTAAAACGGCGACCTTTATGCCAAAACCGATGTTCGGCGATAACGGTTCCGGTATGCACTGCCACATGTCCCTGTCCAAGAACGGTGTAAACCTGTTCTCCGGTGACAAGTATGCAGGTCTGTCCGAGCAGGCGCTGTTCTACATCGGTGGTGTAATCAAACACGCTAAAGCGATCAACGCCCTGGCAAACCCAACCACCAACTCCTACAAGCGTCTGGTCCCGGGTTACGAAGCACCGGTTATGCTGGCGTACTCTGCCCGTAACCGTTCTGCCTCTATCCGTATCCCAGTCGTTGCCTCTCCGAAAGCACGCCGAATTGAAGTGCGCTTCCCGGACCCGGCGGCTAACCCGTACCTGTGCTTTGCAGCACTGCTGATGGCTGGTCTTGATGGTATCAAGAACAAGATCCACCCGGGCGAAGCAATGGACAAAAACCTGTACGACCTGCCACCAGAAGAAGCAAAAGAGATCCCACAGGTTGCTGGCTCTCTGGAAGAAGCACTGAACGAACTGGATCTGGACCGCGAGTTCCTGACTGCAGGCGGCGTGTTCACCAATGAAGCGATCGATGCGTACATTACGCTGCGTCGCGAAGAAGATGACCGCGTGCGCATGACCCCGCACCCGGTAGAGTTTGAGTTGTACTACAGCGTTTAA